In one Candidatus Binatia bacterium genomic region, the following are encoded:
- a CDS encoding serine/threonine-protein kinase — MADLAPGQRLDQYELLSMIARSGMATIFHARDLENGHAVVLKVPHLQYESDIVFHERFLREETIGQRLDHPAIIKMFTPRQKSRMYLAMEYVEGELLSGRLRREGRLPVETAVQLAIQTADALVYLHDNNVVHRDLKPENIMILPKGEPQAHGLRHRARHHLAQSDLVGPVADDGHPGLHGTGTGEGIAR, encoded by the coding sequence ATGGCTGATCTAGCTCCCGGCCAACGACTGGACCAGTATGAACTCCTCAGCATGATCGCACGCAGCGGAATGGCCACGATCTTTCACGCGCGTGACCTGGAGAATGGGCACGCCGTCGTCCTCAAGGTCCCTCACCTCCAGTATGAAAGCGACATCGTCTTTCACGAACGCTTTCTGCGCGAGGAAACAATCGGCCAACGCCTGGATCACCCGGCGATCATCAAGATGTTCACACCACGACAGAAGAGCCGGATGTACTTGGCCATGGAATATGTCGAGGGCGAACTGCTCAGCGGCCGCCTGCGGCGCGAAGGCCGGTTGCCGGTGGAGACCGCCGTGCAACTCGCCATCCAGACCGCCGATGCGCTGGTCTACCTGCACGACAACAACGTGGTGCACCGCGATCTCAAGCCCGAGAACATCATGATCCTGCCAAAAGGGGAGCCTCAAGCTCATGGACTTCGGCATCGCGCTCGACACCACCTTGCGCAAAGTGACCTGGTCGGGCCTGTCGCCGACGATGGGCACCCCGGACTACATGGCACCGGAACAGGTGAAGGGATTGCGCGGTGA